In the Acidovorax sp. A79 genome, one interval contains:
- a CDS encoding DUF3325 domain-containing protein — protein sequence MSAFLLCFAAWSAIALGMDRHHEDALGREGTERRLLHLRRAGWLVLLLSLWLAARPSGETPASLGITAWTVALSVAAVAVTATMTWQPRRAPALAGAALAGGLLAWAWGW from the coding sequence ATGTCCGCTTTTCTGCTGTGTTTCGCGGCGTGGTCCGCCATCGCACTGGGCATGGACCGCCACCATGAAGACGCGCTGGGCCGGGAAGGCACGGAGCGCCGCCTGCTGCACCTGCGCCGCGCCGGGTGGCTGGTGCTGCTGCTGTCGCTGTGGCTGGCGGCCCGCCCCTCGGGCGAGACCCCAGCCTCGCTGGGCATCACCGCCTGGACCGTCGCGCTCTCCGTGGCGGCGGTGGCCGTGACGGCCACCATGACCTGGCAACCCCGGCGCGCCCCGGCCTTGGCGGGCGCGGCCCTGGCGGGCGGCCTGCTCGCGTGGGCCTGGGGCTGGTGA
- a CDS encoding FTR1 family protein, producing MFQTLLICFREGLEALLVVAIATLYLRKTGRLALLLPLRAGVVVAVLLSLVLGWVLSQVGALSPAAEGVMALVAAAAVAWCVVHMRSAGKGMGQEIAQRIDRASVLEGPRAALAVFLFSLFMVGREGVETATMLAALARSAELGYMAWGGIAGLALAIAIAWAWTRYGRAVNLGRFFRVTSWFMAVFAVQLVVYAFHEFTEGALIPGIDNAWWHAATEDLAEGTVAQAISLALVLVPTLWLGIAHWRDQQRAGQPTATPAGPSAKAL from the coding sequence ATGTTCCAGACCCTCTTGATCTGTTTCCGCGAGGGGCTTGAAGCCCTGCTTGTCGTGGCCATCGCCACCTTGTATCTGCGCAAGACCGGGCGCCTGGCGCTGCTGCTGCCACTGCGCGCCGGCGTCGTGGTGGCGGTGCTGCTGTCGCTGGTGCTGGGCTGGGTGCTGTCGCAGGTGGGCGCGCTGTCACCCGCGGCCGAGGGGGTGATGGCCCTGGTGGCCGCGGCCGCCGTCGCCTGGTGCGTGGTGCACATGCGCAGCGCCGGCAAAGGCATGGGCCAGGAGATCGCCCAGCGCATCGACCGCGCCAGCGTGCTGGAGGGCCCGCGCGCCGCCCTGGCCGTGTTTCTGTTCTCGCTGTTCATGGTGGGCCGCGAAGGCGTGGAGACCGCCACGATGCTGGCCGCGCTGGCCCGCAGCGCCGAGCTGGGCTACATGGCCTGGGGCGGCATCGCCGGCCTGGCCCTGGCCATCGCCATTGCATGGGCCTGGACGCGCTACGGCCGTGCGGTGAACCTGGGCCGCTTCTTCCGCGTGACCTCGTGGTTCATGGCGGTGTTCGCGGTCCAGCTCGTGGTCTATGCCTTCCATGAATTCACCGAAGGCGCGCTGATTCCGGGCATCGACAACGCCTGGTGGCATGCCGCCACCGAGGATCTGGCCGAAGGCACGGTGGCCCAGGCGATCTCGCTGGCCCTGGTGCTGGTCCCCACGCTGTGGCTGGGCATTGCGCACTGGCGCGACCAGCAGCGCGCCGGGCAGCCCACGGCCACGCCAGCGGGCCCGTCCGCCAAGGCGCTGTAG
- a CDS encoding PepSY-associated TM helix domain-containing protein, whose protein sequence is MPAAAPVNAKAKAARTPNDREGFRQAMSWLHTWAGLILGWLLFAIFLTGTLSFFKNEFNLWMRPEMHGLPAADAQVAQKSLDALQRKSPEVTQWIMHLPDERDPAVNLLWRGTGNGRFETLRMNPQTGEAIEARQTMGGDFFYRFHFELRTAQKGRWTLEGRWVVGVATMLMFVALITGVITHRRIFKDFFTFRPTKGGQRAWLDAHNVTGVLVLPFYLMITFSGLMIFHTLYMPAGIATTYKNEKGVDSNAYFADLQGEKAESRPRRGANDKVEPLPAIALQPILNEARSRWDGGRIGSLQARRDAKGRAVVEVTRHEGDRLQYRPPRLLFDATTGQWLDQADPTGPAAKTYGVLYGLHLARFADVGMRWALFGFGVLGSLMIATGMVLWTVKRSALSQTKAGRQGAAAPAARTKAPFGERLVAAINIATLAGLPLACGVYVASNRLIPVGIEGRADTELAWFFSAWGIALLWALACAVARPSRMGWSVPLGAAGAVWTALPLINALTTHTHLGVTLPAGEWIWASMDLSFLATGLLLGWLSWRLRPGRVRKGKAAVSKALRHAAAASASAPQPAAPALSATPDVSTSGA, encoded by the coding sequence ATGCCCGCGGCTGCCCCGGTCAACGCCAAGGCCAAAGCCGCCAGGACACCCAATGACCGAGAAGGCTTTCGCCAGGCGATGTCGTGGCTGCACACCTGGGCCGGGCTGATCCTGGGCTGGCTGCTGTTTGCGATCTTCCTCACCGGCACGCTGTCGTTCTTCAAGAACGAGTTCAACCTGTGGATGCGCCCCGAGATGCACGGCCTGCCCGCGGCGGATGCGCAGGTGGCCCAGAAGTCGCTGGACGCATTGCAGCGCAAGTCGCCCGAGGTCACGCAGTGGATCATGCACCTGCCCGACGAGCGCGACCCGGCCGTCAACCTGCTGTGGCGCGGCACCGGCAACGGCCGGTTCGAGACGCTGCGCATGAACCCGCAGACCGGCGAAGCCATCGAGGCGCGCCAGACCATGGGCGGGGACTTCTTCTACCGCTTTCACTTCGAGCTGCGCACGGCCCAGAAGGGCCGCTGGACCCTCGAAGGCCGCTGGGTGGTGGGCGTGGCCACGATGCTGATGTTCGTCGCGCTGATCACGGGCGTGATCACGCACCGCCGCATCTTCAAGGACTTCTTCACCTTCCGCCCCACCAAGGGCGGGCAGCGCGCCTGGCTGGATGCGCACAACGTTACCGGCGTGCTGGTGCTGCCGTTCTATCTGATGATCACCTTCAGCGGGCTGATGATCTTCCACACGCTGTACATGCCCGCCGGCATCGCCACCACGTACAAGAATGAAAAGGGCGTGGACTCCAACGCGTACTTTGCCGACCTGCAGGGCGAGAAGGCCGAGAGCCGCCCCCGCCGTGGCGCAAACGACAAGGTAGAGCCCCTGCCCGCCATCGCGCTGCAGCCCATCCTGAATGAAGCACGCTCCCGCTGGGACGGCGGGCGCATCGGCAGCCTGCAGGCGCGCCGCGATGCCAAGGGCCGCGCCGTGGTCGAGGTCACGCGCCACGAGGGCGACCGACTGCAGTACCGCCCGCCGCGCCTGTTGTTCGACGCCACCACCGGCCAGTGGCTGGACCAGGCCGACCCCACGGGCCCCGCCGCCAAGACGTATGGCGTGCTGTACGGGCTGCACCTGGCGCGCTTTGCCGATGTGGGCATGCGCTGGGCCCTCTTCGGCTTTGGCGTGCTGGGCAGCCTGATGATCGCCACGGGCATGGTGCTGTGGACCGTCAAGCGCAGCGCCCTGTCGCAAACCAAAGCCGGCCGCCAAGGCGCTGCCGCCCCTGCAGCGCGCACCAAGGCGCCCTTTGGCGAGCGTCTGGTCGCCGCCATCAATATCGCCACGCTGGCGGGCCTGCCGCTGGCCTGCGGCGTGTACGTGGCCTCCAACCGCCTGATCCCCGTGGGCATCGAGGGCCGGGCCGACACCGAGCTGGCCTGGTTCTTCAGCGCCTGGGGCATCGCGCTGCTGTGGGCGCTGGCGTGCGCCGTGGCGCGGCCCAGCCGCATGGGCTGGTCCGTGCCGCTGGGCGCTGCGGGTGCCGTGTGGACGGCCCTGCCGCTGATCAACGCACTGACCACCCACACCCACCTGGGCGTCACGCTGCCCGCGGGCGAATGGATCTGGGCGAGCATGGACCTGTCGTTCCTGGCCACGGGCCTGCTGCTGGGCTGGCTGTCCTGGCGGCTGCGCCCGGGGCGCGTGCGCAAGGGCAAGGCCGCTGTGTCCAAGGCATTGCGCCACGCCGCCGCTGCCAGCGCATCCGCCCCACAGCCCGCTGCACCGGCGCTGTCGGCAACGCCCGACGTCTCGACCTCGGGGGCCTGA
- a CDS encoding DUF3649 domain-containing protein yields MKTARVDWRYRLTITSRAVAAIGGGYALAAGFAAALSLGLAQFMPRVEAVLTATMLAWLAYAMAAGWAFYARTALGAWAGTLLPALVLGACAMASQWMKAAA; encoded by the coding sequence ATGAAGACCGCGCGTGTCGACTGGCGCTACCGGCTGACCATCACCTCCCGCGCCGTGGCGGCCATCGGAGGCGGCTATGCGCTGGCGGCGGGGTTCGCGGCCGCGTTGTCGCTGGGGCTGGCGCAGTTCATGCCGCGGGTGGAAGCCGTGCTGACGGCCACCATGCTGGCCTGGCTGGCCTACGCCATGGCCGCGGGCTGGGCTTTCTATGCCCGCACCGCCCTCGGTGCATGGGCAGGCACCCTGCTGCCGGCGCTGGTACTGGGCGCCTGCGCCATGGCGTCGCAATGGATGAAGGCCGCCGCATGA
- the bfr gene encoding bacterioferritin — MKGDAQVIGHLQAQLKNELTAINQYFLHYRMLKHWGFDKLAKKEYSESIGEMKHADWLMDRIFMLDGLPNLQDLAKLQVGEDVPEILACDLRSEQGAQATIKEGMAHCESVRDYVSRDLLQKILDDTEEHIDFIETQIDLIDKVGLQNYLQSQMGDAD, encoded by the coding sequence ATGAAAGGTGACGCACAGGTCATTGGCCATCTGCAGGCCCAGCTCAAGAACGAGCTCACGGCCATCAACCAGTACTTCCTGCACTACCGCATGCTCAAGCACTGGGGCTTCGACAAGCTGGCCAAGAAGGAGTACTCCGAATCCATCGGCGAGATGAAGCATGCCGACTGGCTGATGGACCGCATCTTCATGCTCGACGGCCTGCCCAACCTGCAGGACCTCGCCAAGCTCCAGGTCGGTGAAGACGTGCCAGAGATCCTGGCCTGCGACCTGCGCTCCGAACAAGGCGCCCAGGCCACCATCAAGGAAGGCATGGCCCATTGCGAAAGCGTGCGTGACTACGTCTCGCGCGACCTCCTGCAAAAGATCCTGGATGACACGGAAGAGCACATCGACTTCATCGAAACCCAGATCGACCTGATTGACAAGGTCGGCCTGCAGAACTACCTGCAGTCGCAGATGGGCGACGCAGACTGA
- a CDS encoding TonB-dependent receptor, translated as MHAIRQSHTLRPLSAALLAALCSAAWAQSPPPATAPQTLGEVTVQSTRGDDGYSPAASTSATKGSAPLRDVPQAVNVVPEQLMRDQGARSMEDVLRNVPGVAMSHGDGQRDQVVIRGFTAIADQFVDGVRDDALYFRDLADIERVEVLKGPAAVLYGRGSSGGLINRVTKKPRFGETSGEASLGLGSFDYRRATADVNVGISDTAAFRINAAVEDSGSYRDQQFVKRHNFAPSLALKLAAQTDLLLQYTHARDQRLTDFGIPALNGRPVNVSPRTYYGSSNAAQDDTTTSTMQSFAATLNHRFNDDWSVRNVTRLYDYALDRYNTLPGGTTDPVNLTVGRTRSFVLRDEKGFFNQTDVTWRHQLGGFQQEWLMGVELGQQKKRAESVSGGADRVPIFNPGNRPAPAIPAASFAADGAIPSHTTQDTAALYWQNQITLAPQWKALVGARYDVFGQETTFDRKLAGLSRTDKKFSPRAGLVWQPSETLSYYVSYSKSFQPSAETFALAANTTGAEPEITENKEIGVKLDVLDGRLNFTGALFNLERTNIKNTDPTNPSRQINVGTQRTNGLELTANGRLPGRWDVSAGYAWLDGRMTRSLATTGSLQLPTAAIAAQGKVAALTPRNSAFVWAMKDLGHGLRVGGGVNYVGARFTSLTNLVTLPGYTTLDAALQYTVGQWDVDVNVKNLANRKYYVSAHGSNDNLILPGSPRALQVTLRTRF; from the coding sequence ATGCACGCCATCCGCCAGTCCCACACGCTCAGACCCCTGTCGGCTGCCCTGCTCGCCGCGCTTTGCAGCGCCGCGTGGGCGCAGAGCCCGCCGCCGGCCACCGCACCGCAGACGCTGGGCGAGGTCACGGTGCAGTCCACCAGGGGGGACGACGGCTACTCGCCCGCCGCCAGCACCTCGGCCACCAAGGGCAGTGCGCCGCTGCGCGACGTGCCCCAGGCCGTGAACGTGGTGCCCGAGCAGCTCATGCGCGACCAGGGCGCGCGGTCGATGGAAGACGTGCTGCGCAACGTGCCCGGCGTGGCCATGAGCCACGGCGACGGGCAGCGCGACCAGGTAGTGATCCGCGGCTTCACGGCCATCGCCGACCAGTTTGTCGACGGCGTGCGCGACGATGCCCTGTACTTCCGCGACCTGGCCGACATCGAGCGGGTGGAGGTCCTGAAGGGCCCCGCCGCCGTGCTGTACGGGCGCGGCTCGTCGGGCGGCCTGATCAACCGCGTGACCAAGAAGCCCAGGTTCGGCGAGACCTCGGGCGAGGCCTCGCTGGGCCTGGGCAGCTTCGACTACCGCCGCGCCACGGCCGATGTGAATGTGGGCATCAGCGACACCGCGGCCTTTCGCATCAACGCCGCGGTGGAGGACTCGGGCAGCTACCGCGACCAGCAGTTCGTCAAGCGCCACAACTTCGCGCCGTCGCTCGCGCTCAAGCTCGCGGCGCAAACCGACCTGCTGCTGCAGTACACCCACGCCCGCGACCAGCGCCTGACGGACTTCGGCATTCCGGCGCTCAACGGCCGCCCCGTCAACGTGTCGCCCCGCACGTACTACGGCTCCAGCAACGCCGCGCAGGACGACACCACCACCAGCACCATGCAATCGTTCGCGGCCACGCTGAACCACCGCTTCAACGACGACTGGTCGGTACGCAACGTCACGCGCCTGTACGACTACGCGCTGGACCGCTACAACACCCTGCCCGGCGGCACCACCGACCCGGTGAACCTGACCGTGGGCCGCACGCGCTCGTTCGTCCTGCGCGACGAAAAAGGCTTCTTCAACCAGACCGACGTCACCTGGCGCCACCAGCTGGGCGGCTTCCAGCAGGAATGGCTGATGGGCGTGGAACTGGGCCAGCAGAAGAAGCGCGCCGAGTCCGTCTCGGGCGGCGCCGACCGCGTGCCGATCTTCAACCCCGGCAACCGCCCTGCTCCGGCCATCCCGGCCGCCAGCTTTGCGGCCGACGGCGCCATCCCCAGCCACACCACGCAGGACACCGCCGCGCTGTACTGGCAAAACCAGATCACGCTGGCGCCCCAGTGGAAGGCGCTGGTCGGCGCGCGCTACGACGTGTTCGGGCAGGAGACCACGTTCGACCGCAAGCTCGCGGGCCTGTCGCGCACCGACAAGAAGTTCAGCCCCCGCGCGGGCCTGGTGTGGCAGCCCAGCGAAACGCTGTCGTACTACGTGTCGTACAGCAAGTCGTTCCAGCCCTCGGCCGAGACCTTTGCGCTGGCGGCCAACACCACCGGCGCCGAGCCCGAGATCACCGAGAACAAGGAAATCGGCGTGAAGCTCGACGTGCTGGACGGCCGCCTGAACTTCACCGGCGCGCTGTTCAACCTCGAGCGCACCAACATCAAGAACACCGACCCGACCAACCCGTCGCGCCAGATCAACGTGGGCACGCAGCGCACCAACGGCCTGGAGCTGACCGCCAATGGCCGCCTGCCCGGCCGCTGGGACGTGAGCGCGGGCTACGCCTGGCTCGATGGCCGCATGACCAGGTCGCTGGCCACCACGGGCTCGCTGCAGCTGCCCACGGCGGCCATCGCGGCGCAGGGCAAGGTGGCCGCGCTCACGCCGCGCAACTCCGCGTTCGTATGGGCCATGAAGGACCTGGGCCACGGCCTGCGCGTGGGCGGCGGCGTGAACTACGTGGGTGCGCGCTTCACCTCGCTGACCAACCTGGTCACCCTGCCCGGCTACACCACGCTGGACGCCGCCCTGCAGTACACGGTGGGCCAGTGGGATGTGGACGTGAACGTGAAGAACCTGGCCAACCGCAAGTACTACGTGTCGGCCCACGGCAGCAACGACAACCTGATCCTGCCCGGCTCGCCCCGCGCGCTGCAGGTGACGCTGCGCACGCGGTTCTGA
- a CDS encoding TonB-dependent siderophore receptor translates to MRMHPLALAASLLATLATAQAQTAATTAATAALPEVKVTDGADGATTEGSGQYTAREVSVGKLQQTPRETPQSISVVTRQQLDDRNLTKVEDAIKLSTGMTITRLDGAGNYNSFQSRGFDLGAIQLDGVPIPQGNYSTLDTAMYDRIEVLRGPAGLLQGASEPGGTVNLVRKRAPSKLAIGADAAVGSFGLRRGTVDVGGGLNAEGTIRARAVAVVEDRDSHIDTLFNNKRLGYGTLEWDIAPSTTVSVGAAQQRVRAAIDQGLPTYADGRLADLPRSSFAGLRANRQDLETTDVFAELEHRLAGGGVVRLSARDIDRTAFYRSARANSALAADGSFTMETVDGDFHVRTRNYDAFLATPVQVAGRTHKLLVGASHNEGRTWDGNYIYGPTLPFNLLRPNYDLAYPDITLKGFTSIVTRRENALYGQAQVSLADTVKLLAGGRLSWAEVVTRSTSTGAVTASADPGRQFVPSIALMWDFHPQYTGYASYAETFVVQTQLTAAKQLLDPRTGKQVELGVKGEFLQKRLQAHAALFRIIDENRAVADPVVTNASIAGGKVRAQGFETEVSGQPQPGWDIVAGYAYNDTRYLKAPVAQQGQVFSPITPRHSVNLFTRYAFTSPALRGFSVGGGMSYRSAFFAQSGALRINAPGYAVFNAQVGYQINDHLSLNLSVDNLLDKTYYEKVSGVSRQNFYGEPRRVTVALKARY, encoded by the coding sequence ATGCGCATGCACCCATTGGCCCTGGCGGCCTCGCTGCTGGCCACGCTGGCCACAGCCCAGGCCCAGACCGCCGCCACCACCGCCGCCACGGCCGCATTGCCCGAGGTCAAGGTGACCGACGGCGCGGACGGCGCCACCACCGAGGGCAGCGGCCAGTACACCGCCCGCGAAGTCAGCGTGGGCAAGCTGCAGCAGACGCCGCGCGAGACGCCCCAGTCCATCAGCGTGGTCACGCGCCAGCAGCTCGACGACCGCAACCTGACCAAGGTCGAGGACGCCATCAAGCTGAGCACTGGCATGACCATCACGCGGCTGGACGGCGCGGGCAACTACAACTCGTTCCAGTCGCGCGGCTTCGACCTGGGCGCCATCCAGCTCGACGGTGTGCCCATTCCGCAAGGCAACTACAGCACCCTCGATACGGCCATGTACGACCGCATCGAAGTGCTGCGCGGCCCGGCCGGCCTGCTGCAGGGCGCGAGCGAACCCGGCGGCACCGTCAACCTGGTGCGCAAGCGCGCCCCGTCCAAACTGGCCATCGGCGCCGATGCGGCAGTGGGCTCGTTCGGCCTGCGCCGCGGCACGGTGGACGTGGGCGGCGGCCTCAACGCCGAAGGCACGATCCGCGCGCGCGCCGTGGCCGTGGTGGAAGACCGTGACAGCCACATCGACACGCTGTTCAACAACAAGCGCCTGGGCTACGGCACGCTGGAATGGGACATCGCCCCGTCCACCACCGTGTCGGTGGGCGCAGCACAGCAGCGCGTGCGCGCCGCCATCGATCAGGGCCTGCCCACCTATGCCGATGGCCGCCTGGCCGACCTGCCCCGCAGTTCTTTTGCCGGCCTGCGCGCCAACCGCCAGGACCTGGAAACCACCGACGTTTTCGCCGAGCTGGAGCACCGCCTGGCCGGCGGCGGCGTGGTGCGCCTGTCCGCGCGGGACATCGACCGCACGGCCTTCTACCGCTCGGCCCGGGCCAACAGTGCCCTGGCCGCCGACGGCAGCTTCACCATGGAAACCGTGGACGGCGACTTCCACGTGCGCACCCGCAACTACGACGCCTTCCTGGCCACGCCGGTGCAGGTGGCGGGCCGCACCCACAAGCTGCTGGTGGGCGCCAGCCACAACGAAGGCAGGACCTGGGACGGCAACTACATCTACGGGCCGACCCTGCCCTTCAACCTGCTGCGGCCCAACTACGACCTGGCGTACCCCGACATCACACTCAAGGGCTTCACCTCCATCGTCACCCGCCGCGAGAACGCGCTGTACGGGCAGGCCCAGGTCAGCCTGGCCGACACCGTCAAGCTGCTCGCGGGGGGGCGCCTGTCGTGGGCCGAGGTGGTGACGCGCAGCACCAGTACCGGCGCGGTCACCGCATCGGCCGATCCCGGCCGCCAGTTCGTGCCCTCCATCGCGCTGATGTGGGACTTCCACCCGCAGTACACCGGCTACGCCAGCTACGCCGAAACCTTCGTGGTGCAAACCCAGCTCACCGCGGCCAAGCAACTGCTCGACCCGCGCACGGGCAAGCAGGTCGAGCTGGGTGTCAAGGGCGAGTTCCTGCAAAAGCGCCTGCAGGCCCATGCAGCGCTGTTCCGCATCATCGACGAGAACCGCGCTGTCGCCGACCCGGTGGTGACCAACGCATCGATCGCCGGCGGCAAGGTGCGCGCGCAGGGCTTCGAGACCGAGGTCAGCGGCCAGCCACAGCCCGGCTGGGACATCGTGGCGGGCTACGCCTACAACGACACCCGCTACCTGAAGGCGCCCGTCGCCCAGCAGGGCCAGGTGTTCAGCCCCATCACGCCGCGCCACAGCGTGAACCTGTTCACCCGCTATGCCTTCACCAGCCCGGCGCTGCGCGGCTTCAGCGTGGGCGGAGGCATGTCGTACCGCAGCGCGTTCTTCGCGCAAAGCGGCGCGCTGCGCATCAACGCGCCCGGCTACGCGGTGTTCAACGCGCAGGTGGGCTACCAG